Genomic DNA from Edaphobacter lichenicola:
CTGCCTGCAGAGATTGAGCAGTTGATGAAGATGTATGTGGAGCCGTTGAAGGTGAAGGCCGAGCGGAAGAAAACGGGACGAGCGGCGATCGCTGGGGCGATGCGGACAGAGTTTGAGCGGGCTGGAGTGTGGGGGCTGATGCGGAAGAGGATTGCGGCTTCGCTGTATACGCGGGCGGGCGATCCGATGAAGATCGATTGTGGGTATCGGGCTGGATCGAGAGAGGCAACTGTGGGTGGGGTGATTCGGATGTTGCAGGCAGTGTCGCTGGAGGGCGATGTGGAGGCGGCGAAGGGGTTGGCTTATTCGGCTCCGCAGTTGGTGGAGGGCGTGCAGAGGGTGGAGGGGGCGAAGCTGGAGTTGACTGCGATTGTGGAGCCGCTACGGGCTGTCTCGGACACTGAAGACGAGGCGATGGAGCGGTATCGGTTTGGGGTGGAGGCGATGGAGCGGCAGGAGATTCGCGTGGTGACGTTGAGCGATCTGGCTCGGGTGGCCGAGACGGCTCGGGTGGAGTTGAGGGTTTGAGAGGTTAGTTCCGGCTAGATTTCGGAAAGATGGTGGATTTCAAACGTAGGCATGGCCCAGGGGCTGTGCCTTTTCTTTTTGCAGTAGAGATGGAAAGAGAGAGGGTAGCGATGGGCGTTCGGACGATGGTGAAGGATGTTTGGCAGAGACTGGCGGGAGTTGAGGCGGCGGCGGGCGATGCGGGGATGGGCGAGAGGAAGACGGCTATGCTTCCCTCGGTGCTAAGTCCCTACAGACCGGCGGGGCGGCCTGGGCAGAACGCGTTGCCGAAGCCGACTGCGACGAATCTGCGGAAGTTCGCCGAGACTCCAGTGGTGCGCCGGGCGATCAACGTGGTGAAGGACAAGATCGCGAGCATGGACTGGCAGGTGAAGGTGCGGCGCGGCTATTTGGGCGTGACGGTGCAGGATGCAGAGGCTCGCATGAAGGTTCTGCGGCAGTGTCTGGAAGAGCCGAATGCTTCGGACAGTTTTCGGGTGCTCTGGGAGCAGGTGCTGGAGGATCTGCTGGTGGGCGGATTCGGCGCGGTGGAGATGGAGAGTACGGGGGACCCTGAGAGACCGTTTCATCTTTGGCCGGTGGATGGCGCGACGATCCAAATCGATACGAAGTGGGATGGCGATCCGAACAAGCCTCGCTATGCGCAGGCTACGGGGCGGATGGGACAGGAGTCCCTGGTGCCTCTGCTCGATGATGAGCTGATGTATCTAAGGCTGAATCCACGTACCTACACGCCGTTTGGCCTGGGGAGGCTGGAGGTTGCGTTTGAGACGGTGAACCAGTTTCTGAGCGCGAGCCGGTATGCGGGGAAGCTCGCCAGCAACTCAGTGGCGCAGTACGCGATCTGGTTGAACGACGCTACTCCGGAGGAGCACGACCGGCTGATTCGGTGGTGGCAAGACGAGATTGAAGGCACGGGCCGGGTTCCGTTTTTGAGCTGCGAGCAGAAGCCGGAGGTGATCCAGTTTGCCGGCGGCACGGATGCTGATCTGCGGCTGCAGTGGCAGGAGACGCTGATTCGGATGATCGCCAATGCGTTCGATCTGCCGCCGATGTTGCTTGGGGTGGCGAGCGATGTTAACAAATCGACCGCTGGGGAGATGGCAGACGAGGCGTTCCAAAGCGCGGTGGTTCCGGTTGCGAAGCTGGTGGCGGAGCACATTACGCGCGACCTGTTTGCGAAGAAGCTGGGCTGGCGCGAGTTCGAGTTCTGCTTCAACGACCTGGAGAGCAGGGATGAGATGGAGGAGCTGCAGATGCAGACGACGCTGTTGCAGGCGGGCGTACTGACCGTGGATGAGGTTCGCGCGATGCGGGGGTTAGGCCCGATCGAGGGGGCGGTGACACAGTGAAGGTAACGATCGACAATCTGGATGGCGCGGGTGCGGTGGACTATAGCGGTGCCCTTTGTACTAGCGGGCCGCTGAAGATTGCACGCACGTTGAACACTCCTTCGATATGCAGCGGCATGCTGGATGTGAATGATGCTGGCCTGACGGTGCCGGTGCGGCGGGGGCGCGTTGTGGTTACGGCGGCAAACGGGACGGTTCTTTTTACGGGGTATATCGCTACGGACCCGGAGGCTGTGTATGCGGGGACTGGGTTGAAGGGCTCAGTCTACCGATACGCTTTCAGTGCGGTGAGCGATGAGTGGTTGCTGGATAAGCAGTCCGTTCCGCTGAGTGGGGCGGGGCTGGGGCAGAGCGGTGGACAGCTACTGACGACTCTTACGGATCGCGTTGATGCCGGGTTGTTTACGACAACCGGCGTGAAGAACGGGTTGTCGGTTGGAGTCTACGAACCCTCGCAGACAGAGAGCTGGTCTGCGAATGCGGGCGGCGTTGCGAGTGCAACCTATGCGGCGTATCGGGTGCTGGATGGCGCGATTGGACTGCAGCCGGCGGGGACGGTGACCCACGCTTTGAGCGATGGAGATGGCTCGCTCCAGGTGGCGGCGTTGAAGACAACTGCGGTGAAGGAGCTTGCGAACGACGTTACGGTGAGCGGCGAAATTGAACCGACAGCCTATGTTACCGAGACGTTTGCGGGGGATGGAACGACGACCGTATTTCAGCTTTCGGAGGACCCGTTTCGTCCGAAGAAGACAGCGAACTCGGTGCAGTTTCTTCTCGACAGCTTCAACGAGGCGGTGCTCGATACGCAGATCTGGCAAGTCACCGATCCGGGGTCGCATCTTGGACTGGGCGCATCCGGGCTGACGATGACTGGAGGAAATGGCTTCGATGGGCAGACCACACTGACCGCGATCGATCAGGTGGAGATGGGTGGCTCGCTGGTGATTGAAGCGGGAAGTCTGCAGCTTGGAGGAGCAAGCGCCGGGGTGGTGTGCGGGTTGTACCAGGGAGCTACGCAGAGTGCGAACTGCTTTGTGGGTTACAACGTGCGGCAGAGTGGAGGAAACACGGTTGCGGTTCCATTTGTGAATGGCGCTGAGGTGGGGACGGTGTTCCCGATGCTGCAGGGGCATACCTATACCCTGCGCATTCGGTTGCATTGCGTGGAGATACAACGTGTATTGCAAAACTACTACGCGATGGTGGATGGCGTGGTGAAGTCGTTTGGCGGCGGACTGGTGACAGCGCCGATGTCTGTGGTGTTTGAACTGCAGGATCTCGGGGCAGCTTCGAATACTCCGGCTACAGTTCTGTATGACGGATCGGTGGTGACCTCGCCGGCCAACTGCACCTTTGTTGCGGTGAACAGCGTGCAGCTGATCGGGTCGATGGGTTACTGCAGGATCATGCAGACGGGCTCTGGCTGGGTGGTGAGTACGCTGCCGAGCGGCGTGAAGATGACGCGGCTGATCGGTGTTGCGGGTGAGGGCGTTGATTGCAAGATATCTGCAGCAGGAAAGGTTACATTCTTTGCCGGCAGAGTTCCAGTGGCGGGGGAACTTGTAACCGTCACGTATCGTGGG
This window encodes:
- a CDS encoding DUF3037 domain-containing protein, coding for MAERVQCEFFLIRYVPDVVKGEFANIGVLLREAGRDDSAVVRFTRDWARVKCMDADADIGLLEALEGEIGARLRSGTSQTPGIKPVMEILEDTLANSVQMTEVRACLAESLPAEIEQLMKMYVEPLKVKAERKKTGRAAIAGAMRTEFERAGVWGLMRKRIAASLYTRAGDPMKIDCGYRAGSREATVGGVIRMLQAVSLEGDVEAAKGLAYSAPQLVEGVQRVEGAKLELTAIVEPLRAVSDTEDEAMERYRFGVEAMERQEIRVVTLSDLARVAETARVELRV
- a CDS encoding phage portal protein, with the translated sequence MERERVAMGVRTMVKDVWQRLAGVEAAAGDAGMGERKTAMLPSVLSPYRPAGRPGQNALPKPTATNLRKFAETPVVRRAINVVKDKIASMDWQVKVRRGYLGVTVQDAEARMKVLRQCLEEPNASDSFRVLWEQVLEDLLVGGFGAVEMESTGDPERPFHLWPVDGATIQIDTKWDGDPNKPRYAQATGRMGQESLVPLLDDELMYLRLNPRTYTPFGLGRLEVAFETVNQFLSASRYAGKLASNSVAQYAIWLNDATPEEHDRLIRWWQDEIEGTGRVPFLSCEQKPEVIQFAGGTDADLRLQWQETLIRMIANAFDLPPMLLGVASDVNKSTAGEMADEAFQSAVVPVAKLVAEHITRDLFAKKLGWREFEFCFNDLESRDEMEELQMQTTLLQAGVLTVDEVRAMRGLGPIEGAVTQ